TGGTCAGTAGCTCCAGGTTGAGCTGGTTCAACTCCTTGGTCTTGGCGTCGGATTCCTCCTGCGTACCAAAAGGCGTTTTGTACTCAACCGATACCCCCTCGACGGCCAGCGTTTCAGCCTTTTGCAAGCGAGCCACCCCTTCGACCATTACGACGTCGTTGAGTTGGTCCACCACGCCTTGTTGCTGGTTGAGCAGACTATCTAGAAATTTACGGTTCTCCCGAAGGGCAACTTCCCGGGCGCGGTTGGTGATCTTCTGGTTGTTTTGCAGGAAAGCCGCGACGGCATCGGTATTGATTCCCAGGGCCTTCCCGTACTCATCGAACTTCGTCACGGCACCGGGGATGGCGTCAGCCACCGTCGCGATAATTTTTGCCAGTTCAGCCTGTTCTTCCTTATTGAGGTTGGTGCGCTCACTGAGCTCCTCCCCACGCTTCACCAGCTGCGGAATGGTACTATTGAGACTCTGAATAGCAGCGCTCTGCCGTTCATAAGCAGCCGATGCCTGCTCGGCTATTTCGGCCTGCCCTTTGTTGCCTTCCAACAGGTTGGCAAACGCGCGAATCAGTGGCGCGGAAGCCCCGACGACAGTCGAACTGACACTCACGTACACATTCTCAATCCGGTTGAGGTTGGCTTGCAGTTCTATGGCAGCGTCCTTGCTGGCTCCGCCATAAGTCTTCTTCATCTCGGCCGCGAACTTGGGCAGGAAGTCCCTAGAAACGATCTGGCCCTTGCGCAGCATCACATCGAACTGCTCAGTCGTAACACCCAGCGCGCGCGCGGCAATGGCTGCCGCATCCGGCAACACGTCCCCCAACTGCCCCCGGAACTCTTCGGCATTGACAGTTCCTTTGCCCAGCATCTGACTAACGGCGCGCAGGGAAGAAGCTACTTTGTCGTTGCTGATGCCCAGCACTTTGCCCTCGGCCACAATCCCTTCGAAGATGCTGCGAGTGTCTGAAGTAGCCAGATTTGCTTCCTTCCCGGCGGCGTAGAGCAGCTTGTAGGAATTGGCCGTAGATATAAAGTCCAGGCCCAACTCATCCGTCTCCTTGCGCAGAAAGCGTACTTCGGAGGCTCCCGCGGCAGCCCCGCCGGCCAAGGCATTGAACGTACCCTTGACGCCGGCAATGTCGGCTGCATTGCGTAGGCCGTCTTTGAATCCCTGAAAGAGCTTGTCCAAGGTAAACAGCCCGCCGGCTACGCCCGTGACCTGGCCTAACAACGAGGAAAAGAAGCCCCCCGTGACGTTAGTCCCACCAGCGGACTTTAACCCCTTGATCTGGTTGGTCACATCCGTTATCTGCTTGTTATAACCTTTCGCTTCACTACCCGACAGCGCTTTGGCCCGGCGCTCCGTCAAATCGAGCAGTTGCGCCTCCAGGCGGCCAAGTACACTGGCGGCCCGGGCTTGTTTATCCGCCTCTTTCGCTGCTGCTGCTGCAGCTTTCTCCTGCTCTTTTGCCGCGGCGGCGGCTTGCTTGCCGGCGGCGGCCTCTGCCTTGGTTGCATCCGCTGCCTGCCGCTTGGCAGCCGTCAGCTTCTCCGTTTCCTGTCGGGCCTGCTCCGTAGCCTGAGCCACGAGCTCGTCCAGCTGCTTGACTTCGGCGCGGGCTGCTTTGACCTGCCGGATATTGTCATTGAGGGCTTTGTTAGCTGCCTCTCGCTCGGAGGAGTTACGCGCATTGAGCTGCGCGGCTATCAGCTCATTCTGGGCAGCAGTGAGCGCCTTGACCAATTGCACTGCCTGTTGCCTTTTTTGGTTGGCAGCAAGCAGCGCAGTGGCCTCGGTTTGCTGGGCCTCGATACTGGCACGCGCCGCATCGACCATACTTTTTCGGCGTTCCTGTTCGCCCCGTACCACGCTTTCCCGGAACGCTTCGTCGCGGGCCGCCAGCTTATCCAGGGCGGCGAACGCCTCGGTCATATCCAATTTATAAACAACGCCGACGTCACTCATGGTAGGGAGGGGGAAGAGTAGAAAAGAAGGATTAGTGAAACAGCATGTCTTTCACCTGCTGCTGGCGTTCCTGTAGAGACCCGATAAAGCCTTCATTAGCCGAAGCGACGCCCATAGAAAAGAGCCGCTCGCGCAGGGCCTCCCCGGCTTCGATGGGCACCTGGGTCACCTGGCAGTACACTTGCACCAGCAGCCCCGCCATGAGGTTAACCGTGGCCTGTTGCATGATGAGTGAGGCGCTGAGCGCATGCAGCATCTCATCCGTAGTCGCGGCGGGAATAACAATGGAATGCGGGTCGGTAGATTCGGAGTGGTCAATCATCGTTTGATGGAGAAAGAGTGGATAGCCGGGCCTTAATCGTCCCGGCCATTTTTAAATGCTTCGTATGCTGCGGCTATCAGGGGGTGGCTGAGGCAGACATAGTCAAAATTGTCCGCGCCATGACCAAGCCGCTCGTAGGTAGCCCCCAACTCCTTGTCCTTCACTTTGGGCTTCACCTTCCCATCCACGCCTTTCTGCACCTGCTCCAGGTCCTCAATGAGCCGCACGAGCGACGGGTCGATCTGCACCGATACGCCGGGTACCCCGCCCCGGAGCAGGTAGTTGAGAAAGTCCCCGCGGCGCATCACGCCCGCGTTTTTGCGGGGCCACAGGTCGGCAGATCCGCTGTGCAGGGCCGGTAGTACCGCCGCCTGCACGTCGTTGAACAGGCTCTCGCCGCGTTGCTCGCCGATCTTGGCGTTGCGCAGCGTGGCGTCACCCGTCAGGAACAGCGCGCTGCTCTGCCAGCCGTTGGCGGTGCGGTCCAGTAGAAACTGCTTGCCCGTATTGGCAATACCGGACTTGGGAGGCGTGAGGGCGTACTCATGAAAGAACCGCAGTACCAACCCTTCGCCTACTCGCTCGGGCTGGCACAGCAGGGTATGGGAGTACGGCAGCGCGTTGGCATCCCAGCTGCTAAGAATCGGCAGGCCCGGCAGGTACGCGGTGGGCTGGACGTGCTTCGTGCGGGAGAAGGCGGCGTAGAACTCGTTGCCCGTTGCCTCCTTCACGTCCCAGTTGCCGCTGACGAAGCGTTCGTAGTGAATTGGGTTCACCAGCTTCATCTGCAGCAGCGACTCTTTGTAGCTGTCGGGGATGTGGGGGTTGTCATCAATCCGGGCCGGGATGTAGAGCCACCCCTCCGGGAGGGTGCCGTTCATGTAGGGCTCGTAGAACTGCTTCCTGACCCACGTATCGGTGGGGTTGACCGTAATCAGGATGATGGGCCGGGGCTGTTTCTGCCCTCTAGGCAACACGTAGGAGCCGGCCCGCTCAATGGCTTTGAAGAACGTCTTCTCCCGCAGTTCCTCGGCTTGCTCCAGCAGGATGAAGTTGTACTCCAAGCCGTTCCAGCGGTCCATATCCGGGTCGCGCTCGGCATTTTCCGACATGAACATGCAGTTGCTGCCGTTGGTAAACCGCCATTGGTAGTCCGTGCCGTTGAAGTCCTTGATGAAGTTGGAGGGAAAGGCTTTGGTGACGGAGGGCAGCGTGTTCTTCTTCAGCGTCTCCAGGGTATCGCGCACGATAACGGACCGGGAGCCGGGGAACATCCGGTGCAGCAGCACCAGCCCGCCTAGGCTGTTGAAGGTCTTGCCGCCCCGAATAGCACCGCCGTAGCAGATGACGAAGTACTTCTGCGACAGGCAGGCGTTGATGAACTCCCCGGCTTTGGGGAAGTCACTCACGTCGAACAGGGTGTTGACTGCGCTAGAACTCGATTCGGCTACCATCGGGCAGGATATAGAACTGCGGGGCCACTTTCTCCCCGGCACTGGTTACGTCCAGCTTGTCGCCGTACTTCTTCGGGGCCAGCTTGCTCATGGCCCACTTGCGGGTATCGACACGGAGGCGGGACCGGGCAATCCATTCGGTGTTGGCCTTAGGCCCCGCGTCGCCGTGCTCGGTGTCGTTGGTCGTATCGTCGGCAATAGCAAAGATTTCATCCAGCAGGTGCTCCGCCTGCTCCTCCCGCGCCTGCGCGTACTGGGCGCGAAATGCTTCGTCGTTGCGCAGCCAGCGAAGCACCGTCTTCTTGTGCGGCATCCCCTCACTGGCGCAGATGGCCCGCAACGACTCGCCCTCGGCCAAACGGTCACAGATGGTTTCGGCCAGCTCGGCAGAGTAGGAAGACGGGCGGCCAGCAGTAGCGGAGGGAGTACGAGGGGCAGGCATGGCGGAAAGCAATTCCAGAGAAGGAGGGAGAGGAAGAAGCGGAGACTACCGACGCTTGCGCTTCAGCCGGCGGCGCTCCTGTGCCCGGTTTACCCGCAGGCGCACCAGGGTGGGTGTGTCGGAGGAAACCGGGGCAGGCCGCAGCACAGGGGTAGGTGGTAGCGGCATCGGGCGATTGGCTACCGGTTGGGTGCTGACTGGCGTGACTTCCGGCAGAGTCGGTACAGGCAGCCTTCCAGTCATTGGTTTGCTCTTGCCTAAGCCGGCGGCCCGGGCGTGGCCCTCGTCCTGCAGTCTATTCCATGACGGATCATCCAGGCGGTATTGCAGCGTGCGCTCCTGGCCCAGCACATGGGTGATAAAGCCCGGTAGCGTTTCGGTGAGCAGTACCGAGGCGGCTTGCTCCAATTCTTCCAGGGTCATCCGGCCGATCAGCTCCGGCACCTCGTAGCCGACCCGGTCTTCCAGCGCCTGGGTGCGTTTGTTCACCACGGCCTGCGGGGGCGGGGTGCCTTTGCGAGTTTGGCGCGTGCCGTAATCGCCGAAGCAGGCCAGGTAGAGGTCGTCCGGATGCCACCACCCGTACAGCTGCTCGTTGTAGGCCTGAAGCAGTTGCTGCTGCAGGCGGTAGGCGGAGGCGGGCGTGGGCACTTCCAGGTAGAAAGCCTGGGGGCGTGGACCGGTAGGATGGGAGTAGAGCTTCATGGCAACCGTTCGAGAAGTACTGGAAGGAAGTACACGAAGGTGCGAAGAGCCTCAGGCGGTTACCAGTCTGCAGAGGCTTACTTCCGTACAACCGCTCCGCTAGTATTTCCCCGCCGACTCAGGCAGCGGGCCGGAGGGCAAACAGGCCCGGCGTGGGCGAGGGGGCATCGGCCGGCACCAACACGATCTTCTGTTTGGGGGAGTTGTGGGGGAACACCCGCTCCAGCCGGTAGCCGCTACGAAACTGCCAGGTGGCGCGGTTCTCACTCACGGGCTGGGGGGCGTCCGGCCGCAGGTCCAGCCACCAGGGCTCCGTGGCCGAGCCGGGGCGGAGTTCAGCCACGGGCCCGATGTTGAAGTGCGCGGCCGCGGCTTTTGTCAGCCGTACCCGGCCGTCTCGGTAGATGGTGATATGGCCGGCCTGAGCTACCGGCGTGGTAGAAGACGTGGGCTGAGGCATAAATGGGAAGTTGTGGAGTCTCGGGAGGGCGAGTACCTTCGGGACCTATGAAAAAACTAGTCTTATTGGCGAGCTGCTTACTCGTGTTAAGCGGCCAGCTCGCAGTAGCGGCAGTGGCTGATCCACCTATCGTGATGGTTCGCATATTGGAAAAGGTCGGCTCGGTTCACCTGATCATCGAGCGCGGCACGGATAAGCCAGAAGTGATGGAATTCGAATCCGGGGTAACCGATGATCGCGCGGCCAGCGTCAACAGATCGTACTATGATGTGCTGACCAAGCTGTACCAAAGCGGGTATATCCTACAGGGCACTATTGCGGGGGCACCTACCGCCAACATCACGGTAAGCACGCTGATTTTCGTGAAGCCTTCCAGGCCCTAGACGCCCTGAGGACTATGAGGACTATAACAGGTCCAACATCTCCTGCAAGCTCCCCCGGGTGCTGGCCAGATGCTGCACGCGCGCCATATCCTCCGCGTAGGTGGTGGCAAACAAGCTCTGCTCGGCCGCTTCCATAACGGTACGGTTACCCTTCCGCAGCAGCTCACTGCGGGTCATGGGCCGGCTGGTCCCATCGTCGTTGAGGTAGAGCAATACCCCATCTTTGGCCTCTACGTCGCGTTCGGCCCGATCGGCGGCTACTTCCGGTAGTAGTTCGATAAAGCGTAGCAGCGCTGGGCTTAGGGTCCGGCAGGAGATGTTGGCGCCGCCGGTCAGATACCCCAGGATATCCGTGTAGGGGTCGTAGGGTAGCTCGGGCACTTCCATCTCTTCCGTGAACTCGTAGCCGAACTCCTGGTAATGCTCCGGCTCGGTTCCGTCTAGGCCGTGCCGGCAGGCCTGGGCAATGTGGTCCAGGCTGTCGCAGTGGTCGTCGATTTCCGCCTGCAGGATGGTGGCCTGCCCGACGCTTTTGGTATAGTGGTCGAAGGTCTCCGGGGTGAACTCGTACTGGTCCAGGCGCAGCAGGCGGTTGACGAAGTAGTTGGCGCGGATGGCGAGGTGGCCGTAGACGGTTTCGAGGTGATTGATCTTGCTCATGGGAAGGGTTGTGTTTTGTAGTGAAGGGAATTACTCTGCCAGGCCGGCAAAGCCTCGGGGGGCTTCGAAGCGGGGGATTTCGTGCACGATCGTGTTGAGCCAGCCGTGCAGCTGCAGGTAAAGAGGCAGAGAATCCTGGGGCATGGTGTGGTAGATCTGGGCCAGCTCCTCGCACTTGGTGAGCACGGCGTTGAACTCGGCCGTCAGGTTGTCGTTGACGATGTCCTCGTTGAGCTCGTCCTCGATCTGGTCGGCCAGCGACATCGGCACCAGTTCGCCGTCGGGCTGCACCTGGGTGATCGTGATGTCCTTGCCCACGACCTGGGAGAAGAATTTGCGTAGCGAGAGCTCGGTCTGCGTGGCCACGGCGTGGGTGTAGACGGCGTAGTCCTGCGCGCGGCTCGTGCCGATGCGTTCCCCCTGTTCGTCGCTGCTGGCAAAGAATTGCGCCAGGTCGTGGTGCAGGGTGTAGGGGGCTAGGCTCTCCGGATCGTCCTTGTAGGCGACCTTCCAGACTTGTCCTTCCTCGTCGAAGCCGTCGGGCTCCCAGTCGGATTCGTCGTCACTGCCGAACTCGTCAATGGTGCGCATGCGGTTCTCGGCCGCGTAGCGGGTCAGATCCAGCTCGTAGGTGGTGAGGAAGGTGGTCAGCAGCTGCAGGGCCCCGGTCACGCTGCGGTGCAGCCCGTGCAGGGAGTTGCTGAGCACTGTCATCTCGTAGTAGCGGCGGGCCTGGTCGGAGATGGGGTACTTGGGGAGTTTGCCTGCTTCCTGCTGGGTAAACAGGGCGTTGCAGGCCCGCATGGACTCGCGGGGGACCGTAACCATGTCGAAGGTGGAGAGTCCGCGCAGGTAGGCGTTGAAGAGTAAGGCCAGGTTGTCGGTGGCCGTCAGGGGTTCGAGGATGCGGTGGCGCATGGGTAGAATGAGGTATGATGGAAGTTGGGAAGTGGTCCACGCTCGTGGACTACCTGGGTGCTGTGAAGGCCTAGAAGGGATCGTCGTCCTTGGCCGCCTGGCGAGCTTTCTTGTTGTATTCCCGGAGGAAGGCGTCGTGGTCGGGGTAGTTGATCAGCGGCGCCGGCGAGGGGGCGAAGGACTTGCGCAAGCCGTCGAACTCCAGCAGCTGGTTGAGCATCTTGCCCGAGCCCCGCTTGTTGTAGTACTTGACGTGGGCCAGGTGGGAGCAGTACTGGATGTTTTCCGGGGTGCTGCGGATCGTATCGATGATGTTGGCAAAGCAAATGCTGAAGTCGGAGTTGTCGAGAATCTTCTCCGAGCCCCGCACGAACGGTCTGGCGTCGCGGGTGTGGGCCGCGCAGGCTTTGGTGGTGTGGCAGATCAGCAGGATGAAGAGGTTGTAGCGTTTGGCCAGCTCCTTCAGCTCCAGCGTAGCGCGGCTGTAGCGCTCGGTCTCTTCGCCCTTTCCTCCCATGGCCGACAGCCCGTCAATGGCCAGCCCGTCCAGCGAGCCGTAGAGTTCGATCGTCCGCTGGATGTCCCGCTCGTAGTCCTGGGTGGTCTTGCCGCCGTTGCTGGTCAGGATCAGCTGGTCGGCTACGGTTTGCGAACCCATCCGTAGCAGCTCCCGGGTCTGCTCTTTGTTGCCGCGGGCCATGGTCTGCAGGTGCCGGCTGGCCGATATCCCGTCTTCGGCTTCGAAGTACATGTCCAAGAAGCGGTTGACGGTTTCGGGCTTGCCCATCTCCATGCTGGAGTACAGGAACCGGTTGCCGTAGCCCAGCACGTTCTGGGCGATGATGTTCTGCAGGAAGTAGCTCTTGCGCGTTCCCCCGGAGCCGATGAGCACGGCCAGCTTGCCCTTCAGGCTCATCTCCTGGTCCTCGTCGATTTCCGGCAGCAGGCAGGTCATCGGGCTGGGGGCCTGGGTGTAGTAGTCCAGCCACTCCTCCGTCCAGTCCGACCAGATTTCCACCTTGTCGCCGCTGGCGGCTTCGGGCGTGAGTACTGTGGCGGCGGCCTGGCCCTTGGTGCGGGTCGTGCGGGTGAAGGCCGACTTGACGATCTGGCGCACCTCGTCTTCCGGCAGAGGGTCGGAACCGGAGAGGTTCACACTTTGCACCAGCTGCAGCACGTGGCTTTCGTAGAGCTCCGAGTGGTCGAACAGGTGGCAGGCCTGGCGGAACAGGTCGTTGTTGCGATTACCCGGGGTAGGGGGCGCGAAGAAGTCCCGGTCAATGGGCCCGCTGCCGCGGCCGGCTGACTTACTGCCCACGGTGGCCTTGGTGAAGGCCGCCACGTCCAGCGTGCGGGCATACTCCCACAAAGCAGCGAGGTCGGGAATGGGGGTTTGGGCCGTGAGCTTGGCTTCGGGCTTGTAGTCGGGCCGG
This region of Hymenobacter swuensis DY53 genomic DNA includes:
- a CDS encoding phage terminase large subunit — translated: MVAESSSSAVNTLFDVSDFPKAGEFINACLSQKYFVICYGGAIRGGKTFNSLGGLVLLHRMFPGSRSVIVRDTLETLKKNTLPSVTKAFPSNFIKDFNGTDYQWRFTNGSNCMFMSENAERDPDMDRWNGLEYNFILLEQAEELREKTFFKAIERAGSYVLPRGQKQPRPIILITVNPTDTWVRKQFYEPYMNGTLPEGWLYIPARIDDNPHIPDSYKESLLQMKLVNPIHYERFVSGNWDVKEATGNEFYAAFSRTKHVQPTAYLPGLPILSSWDANALPYSHTLLCQPERVGEGLVLRFFHEYALTPPKSGIANTGKQFLLDRTANGWQSSALFLTGDATLRNAKIGEQRGESLFNDVQAAVLPALHSGSADLWPRKNAGVMRRGDFLNYLLRGGVPGVSVQIDPSLVRLIEDLEQVQKGVDGKVKPKVKDKELGATYERLGHGADNFDYVCLSHPLIAAAYEAFKNGRDD
- a CDS encoding terminase small subunit-like protein; amino-acid sequence: MPAPRTPSATAGRPSSYSAELAETICDRLAEGESLRAICASEGMPHKKTVLRWLRNDEAFRAQYAQAREEQAEHLLDEIFAIADDTTNDTEHGDAGPKANTEWIARSRLRVDTRKWAMSKLAPKKYGDKLDVTSAGEKVAPQFYILPDGSRIEF
- a CDS encoding primase C-terminal domain-containing protein, giving the protein MNYEIVRGALTNRGLVQPKSQIELTPTDEEFYLSLFGFDNSIYEHLEVNRDPTTGKSTVSGFAGSYFAEFLYFDIDRDGDLPGSLEATRDLLRRLYNRFQLSPKQLFLCFSGSKGFHVGLHQSLFGGFAPSPQLPLQLNVLAARLLAECHELTLSELQTKAYEAKQAGSQFADVDLGIYNNNRLFRVINSRNKKGRYKVGLTSQELLTLPLEHILSLADAPRPDYKPEAKLTAQTPIPDLAALWEYARTLDVAAFTKATVGSKSAGRGSGPIDRDFFAPPTPGNRNNDLFRQACHLFDHSELYESHVLQLVQSVNLSGSDPLPEDEVRQIVKSAFTRTTRTKGQAAATVLTPEAASGDKVEIWSDWTEEWLDYYTQAPSPMTCLLPEIDEDQEMSLKGKLAVLIGSGGTRKSYFLQNIIAQNVLGYGNRFLYSSMEMGKPETVNRFLDMYFEAEDGISASRHLQTMARGNKEQTRELLRMGSQTVADQLILTSNGGKTTQDYERDIQRTIELYGSLDGLAIDGLSAMGGKGEETERYSRATLELKELAKRYNLFILLICHTTKACAAHTRDARPFVRGSEKILDNSDFSICFANIIDTIRSTPENIQYCSHLAHVKYYNKRGSGKMLNQLLEFDGLRKSFAPSPAPLINYPDHDAFLREYNKKARQAAKDDDPF